The following proteins come from a genomic window of Coriobacteriia bacterium:
- a CDS encoding ATP-binding protein translates to MVVLTGPRQVGKSTLLRREPPFCDWHQVTLDDFDALAAAREDPHALWEGHDAIVLDEVQKAPGVLSAVKAAVDRDSSRRFVLTGSANLLLMQHVSESLAGRASYLELGPLTLGEWEGRPAPTLLERLLDGDAPTVDHDMRQPADLYALAYRGMMPRFLTLPERSVPAWWDGYVATYLERDVRAIAQVSSLPDYRRVMEALALRQGAVLNRSELARDVGVTQPTTYRYIDLMKTTGAVRLLAAFSGNRTTRLVKSPKPYLFDSGLTSFLAGHYTLESLRGSREAGVVFEGLVLQHLAALCQLMTPPPRLYYWRTVVGAEVDVVVERGRACLGIEIRVSSRVGFGDTAGLRAFLRDTPNAVAGVVVYGGTETQQLGEKLFAVPWTALAG, encoded by the coding sequence GTGGTCGTCCTCACCGGACCGCGCCAGGTGGGCAAGTCCACCCTGCTGCGCCGCGAGCCCCCCTTCTGCGACTGGCATCAGGTCACGCTCGATGATTTCGATGCGCTGGCGGCTGCCCGCGAGGATCCGCACGCGTTGTGGGAGGGGCACGATGCCATCGTCTTAGACGAGGTCCAGAAAGCGCCCGGCGTCTTGAGCGCAGTCAAGGCCGCCGTCGACCGCGACTCCAGTCGTCGCTTCGTGCTCACAGGGTCGGCGAACCTGTTGCTGATGCAGCACGTGAGCGAGAGCCTCGCGGGACGCGCAAGCTACCTCGAACTCGGCCCTCTGACCCTGGGCGAATGGGAAGGCCGGCCTGCGCCGACGCTGCTTGAGCGCCTGCTGGATGGCGACGCGCCTACCGTCGACCACGATATGCGGCAGCCGGCAGACCTCTACGCGCTCGCGTATCGCGGCATGATGCCGCGCTTCCTGACACTTCCCGAGCGATCAGTCCCGGCGTGGTGGGACGGCTACGTCGCGACGTACCTCGAGCGGGACGTGCGGGCGATTGCACAAGTCAGTTCGCTGCCGGACTACCGCCGGGTGATGGAGGCGCTCGCCCTGCGCCAAGGGGCCGTGCTCAACCGGTCGGAGTTGGCTCGAGACGTCGGCGTCACCCAGCCCACGACGTACCGCTACATCGACCTGATGAAGACCACCGGCGCCGTACGCCTACTCGCCGCATTCTCCGGCAACCGGACGACCCGACTGGTGAAGTCGCCGAAGCCCTACCTGTTCGACAGCGGTCTGACCTCATTTCTCGCCGGCCATTACACGCTGGAATCACTGCGCGGCTCACGTGAAGCGGGCGTTGTGTTCGAAGGACTCGTCCTGCAGCACCTCGCCGCCCTCTGTCAGCTCATGACACCACCGCCTCGGCTGTACTACTGGCGCACGGTGGTGGGCGCCGAGGTCGATGTCGTGGTCGAGCGCGGGCGAGCTTGCCTAGGAATCGAGATCAGGGTTTCGTCGCGCGTCGGATTCGGCGACACCGCAGGTCTGCGCGCGTTCCTGCGTGACACGCCGAACGCTGTTGCCGGAGTCGTCGTGTACGGCGGGACGGAGACGCAGCAGCTGGGCGAGAAGCTCTTCGCCGTGCCGTGGACCGCGCTGGCAGGCTGA